CCCGCCGCGCTCGACGATCTCCCGCGTGATGGCGTCCGCGCCCTTCGAGAACTCCGAGAGCGGGATCTCCTCCCCCCGCCGGATGCGCTCGATCAGGCCGAAATCGGTCGACGTCAGGACGCCGAGGTTCTGGCAGTTCTGGCGGTAGATCCGCTCGATGTTCTCCGCCACGACGAGCCGGATCCCGGCGCAGCGCTCGGCGTACGGCGACTGTTCGCGCGACGAGCCCTTTCCGCGGCGCTTGCCCGAAACACAGACCGAGAACCCGCCGGCGCGGACGTTTCCCTTCTCGACCGGTTTTTCGCCGCGGCAGGTGAGCCCGACGTAGGGGTACTCGCCGAGCCGCTCGTCGAAGTAGTAGCAGGTCCATCCGGGGGTGATCTCGTCGGTCGAAATGTCGTCGCGGAGGGGGATCGACGGATTCCACTCGAGGTCCTCGCCGGCGAGCTGGCGCCGGACGAGCTCGGGGTCTTCGGTCAGGAACAGGATGCGTCCGGGGAACCGGACCGTGCGCTCCGACATCGATGTCCTCCCGGCTCGATTCTATCGCTCGCCCGATCTCGGACGCCGACCGTCGGGGGCGCCGGCGCTATAGTGAAGGCGTGCGTCCCGAGATCCTCCTCCTGCTCGCGGCGACGCGCTCTCCGGGCGCCCCGGCGCACCCCGCGGCTCCCGGGGCCGTCGTCGCCATCGGCGAGAGCGGCCGGCGCTATCGCGGCGAGCCGATCTCGCTCGACCTCAAGGACGCGGATCTCGTCGACGTCTGCCTCTCGTTCTCGAAGATCGCGAAGACGAACGTCGTGGTCGATCCCGGGGTGAAGGGGATCGTGACCGTGCGCCTGAAGGCCGTCCCGTGGGACCAGGCGCTCGACCTCATCCTCAGGATGAACGGGCTCGCGATGGCGCGCGAGGGGAGAATTCTCAGGATCGGCAGACCGGAGGCGCTCGCCCGCTGATCGTCGGCCGGCCTCCCTTCGCCGCTCCCCGGCGCGGCGCCCCTTCCCGTTGGCGGTCGCCCGCCTGTTAAGCTCCCGCGGCATGTGGCACCTCGCCACCCCGTGGCTCGAGATCGTCGCCCGATGCGCGATCGTGTACGCGGCCGTCCTCGTCGGTCTGCGTCTCTCCGGCAAGCGAGAGATCGGCCAGATGACGCCCTTCGATCTCGTGCTCGTCCTGTTGATCGCCAACGCCGTCCAGAACGCGATGATCGGCAACGACAACTCGCTCTCCGGTGGTCTCGTGGCCGCGACGGCCCTGATCGCGCTCAATTTCTCGGTGGGCCGCGCCGCGCGGCGGTGGCTGGGTTTCGGCCGCCTGATCAAGGGTCACGCGGCCGTGCTCGTCAACCGCGGCATCGTCATCGAAGAGCATCTCCGCCAGGAAGGAATCGCCCGCGACGAGCTCATGGCGGCGCTCCGCGAGCACGGGGTGGGATCGCTCGACGACGTCCGGCTCGCGGTCCTCGAGGTCGACGGATCGATCTCGGTCCTGAAAGAC
This portion of the Thermoanaerobaculia bacterium genome encodes:
- a CDS encoding 3-isopropylmalate dehydratase, with amino-acid sequence MSERTVRFPGRILFLTEDPELVRRQLAGEDLEWNPSIPLRDDISTDEITPGWTCYYFDERLGEYPYVGLTCRGEKPVEKGNVRAGGFSVCVSGKRRGKGSSREQSPYAERCAGIRLVVAENIERIYRQNCQNLGVLTSTDFGLIERIRRGEEIPLSEFSKGADAITREIVERGGLFPYNVARLAGEVTPPVPSSSPGPMTLAEKILARHFVADAATGRLGVPSVRPGDAGFVRTDFRFSHEYVTPMAASFFEANLGENAKVADPATILFFRDH
- a CDS encoding secretin and TonB N-terminal domain-containing protein, which translates into the protein MRPEILLLLAATRSPGAPAHPAAPGAVVAIGESGRRYRGEPISLDLKDADLVDVCLSFSKIAKTNVVVDPGVKGIVTVRLKAVPWDQALDLILRMNGLAMAREGRILRIGRPEALAR
- a CDS encoding YetF domain-containing protein; protein product: MWHLATPWLEIVARCAIVYAAVLVGLRLSGKREIGQMTPFDLVLVLLIANAVQNAMIGNDNSLSGGLVAATALIALNFSVGRAARRWLGFGRLIKGHAAVLVNRGIVIEEHLRQEGIARDELMAALREHGVGSLDDVRLAVLEVDGSISVLKDDDLKPAHGKAHRRFRYLKR